aatgatgagcaTGACAAATaacaatttgattttaatttttttttttttaatgaaaagctACTTGTATGTGATGGTTCACGTACAGATTGCTGTACTTCACCTTGACTTGACTTGGTTAATTAAATAtcataaaaacatgtatgtgGATATTCTGGGTACGCAGAGTTAAGTCACGATAATGCAATGTCATAAACAGTGACGAACGAACGTGTTTGTACATCAGGTACATTGCCGTGAACGTGAAACACCTCAGTATTTTacgttgttgtgttttttttttaagatgtagGGTGAGTCAAAATCCTGAGCAAACACCATGGTATCTAACGATCTCATTTTTGCAACAAAACTGTGCAAAACCAACCTTGAACGTTGCAGTGTGCTACTCTGAAATACTTCCCCCCCGAAACGgaattcttcttcttgtttgatTTGAATGGTGCTTGGCAATCAGCCTCCAAGagcattaccgccacctaccGAACTAAAGTGTAGGACACTAGATAACTGGAACTAAGCCCCAATCTTTGAAGATTGTCGATATTaaaatatcatatatatattgtttttaccCTAGTGCTGATGTCATTTTATGCAGATGTTAACCACTAACGATTAATAGTCTTTACTTATATTATCTAAATTAAGACCTATCCCACCCAGTGTACAGAATTAACCCACCACCATAATGCCCTGATATGCCACCACCTCAtgattgtgtttgtgtacatggTGTTCCCCCACTCAGTAACTCCCCCACTTTTTTCTGTCCAAAATCCGTAATTcctaggattttttttcaaaggcatTAACTAATTATCTTTAGTTTCACTGTATTCTTCTCTGTTTGCATTGAACAATATACCATAAatcaggaaaacattttttataaaaattttttttactcacatttaatttttttttactcacaatGTGAGTGTCTGTCTTTAATTTGTTGCATCTCTCACATGGCCCTACATGCCTTTTTATATTCTGTTGGTTggtttgttatttatttgttccatTTGTCCATTTGCTTCCTTGACAGTTTcagcaaatatactgtactttctgACATTTTAATCCACTGCATTGCCTTGCTTTCTTACTGGCCTCACATCCGGTGTAATCCGAGCTTCATTCTCCTCCACAGTTCAAAGCGTTTTAGCTTAGCGCTTTCTGTGCATTTCCTACATTTCATTTCACCCAGTCTTGCTTGCGTCAAACAGCCGCTACATGCCGTGACTTTTCTAGTACCTCAATGCTGGGGTTCATATAAGGTCTAATTCCCTGTAGGACGTAGACTGTAAATTCTAGTTGGCAGGCTTTCCTCATCAAACTATATGAGTTACAAGCGATTGTAAATTGTGTTTTGCAACTAACCTGAGTCACCCGTGCTCTCTTCACATTCATTACTTCATCGGCTGTAACAGTTGTGGGTATTCCTGAGATAACTCCATGAAATGTCATTTTGGTACCAATGGCTACACCTTGCACTCATTTCCCATCTATTATGGAAAGAtaattcatttttgtatttttttgtattttaccttGCAGATAATCAATAACCCTCCATTCTGTAGCTCTCATGTGCTTTCCACCTTTTCTTCCTCCCTTTGTATAGCTTTGGTTAGTTATATTGGGTTCAATTTACTGAAAGacaaacctccatccatccatccattttctgccgcttatccgaggtcgggtcgcgggggcagtagcttcagcagggacgcccagactacacTCTTCCCAGCcccttcatccagctcttccggggggatcgcGAGGCATTtcgaggccagctgggagacatagtctccaccgtgtcctgggcTGTCCCcgtctcatgcaatggactattccatcttcttactgcacatgtgcagacttgattcaggaagaCGGTAGCAGAACAAACCTGTTGGCGCGGTTGTGAGGAAAATTAAGTAGCGTTACTTTGGTGGAGCAGAAACAGTAGAGGGTGAgattaaaacaaacagtttttattaACCCTACCAAAGGTTCCACCTTTTTTCACGGTGACACCGAATGTGTGTAACTGATAACAGCAAGAGCTAGTCGCTCTTGACtgtagcagtagcactgctgtcagtgttaGCCGAGAAGGATTAAATACACCCCTGGTTACCAATCAgctttgacatacagtatctcaACAACGAGTTCCTCCAACTGCCGAAAACGGAAGTGTTTGTTGCACGTAAAAATGAATGGAAGGGAGTCTGCAACATGCTATCTGATTGGGTCAATGCTCACGCTAAACTAATCAGAAAGGATTTTACTTTGAGTGATGCATCCCTGGTTATCAAAGAGCTGTCGTGGTACACACAGTCGGGCATTAAGTTATTTACTTACCAAGCAAGAGAATAGATACTTGAAAGAATCACAGGGAGATTTTGATTTCATACGTGTCGCCTCTTGCTCTAGTGCTACGGGGCAATAATCACCAAGCTGTTTTCACATTTAGTGTAATTCCGGACTCATAAAAACATAGCTCATATTTTAAGTCACAGACATTTTTGAGTGCTGTAAAGAAAGGCACCCTAAAACTGTTAGAGACATCAGCAACAACCTCCAGAGGCAGGAGTTAGGGGATCATGAACTACTTTTTGCAGAAgacttccaggaaaaaaaagtacaaaggcTATACCGAACTAGAAGATGCAAGAAGAATAGCAAGGCCATGCTCGAAAGCTATAAAAGTAGATAAAGGTCTCACACattatttggtttttatttgtaCGATTTGATGAGGTAAAGCTCATCCTTTACCAAAGTGTTGGAAGGGCTCTGCACAAACATACAAGCTCATCTGTAGAACACAAAGGAAGTAATGTTATTGCTCAGGCTTGTACGGCTTCTTCTAGGAGGGTCTCACAAATCTTCATTCGTGGAATACATGGAGAGTAACGAAAAGGAAGGTTGAAGACTGTCCAAGTCcatctccagacttaaaccatGTAGAGtatgcattttacctgctaaTCATGAGACACAAGGTTGTGGTGAAAGTCTGGAAATGCATCATAAAagaagaacagaaaaaaattggtgaggtcagtgggtcacaggcttgatgcactTATTGAAAATCAAGGAtttgtaaatgaaaatgtatttgctttAATCTACATCTGTTCCAATTTTGCTCACTTAAAAGGTGGTGCTCTGTTACAAATAATGCTATCTTCTAAGTTGTGTATCAGATCCAAATGTAAATGGTTAAAGCTAAATCTGAGCTGAAATTCATCATTGTatcatatttatcttttgacATTAAACCTGAATGTTTACAGTCAACAGCAAAATTAAAGGAATTGGCCTACTAATACTTTTGGAGGATTGTACATTATTTGGTTGTGTCTGACTGCATGCGTTTGTTGCTTAAGTGATCCGTTAATGTATCCATCGATATATAGCTGTCCTCGGCCTCACAGGAAGTATGATACAGCATGTGCTGCAGTCAGCACATAAGGCTCTATTTCAGGACAGGCATAATGGCAGGTTGGCAGGTGCCTGAGGCTCCCAGGAAGCTGTAGGTTTTCTTTGTGGAAAAGAGACAGATAAATAGTGCTGGAGGCATTGATACGTTTCAGAAGCACCAAAGAGCAAAGTAATACAAAACTTCAAAGACAGCCATTCACGTTGTAAATAATAAGGCCTTAAATTAGACGAATATATGGACTGGTTACTGGAGAGAAAGCCAGAGTATGAGAGGATGAGTATGTGAGTAATTTGGGAACACTAAAGTAAATGAATGACTGTGTCTGCACTGTTCACAACGTTACATACATTGTGACATAGCCTACCTTCTTCACCGTGTTTTTGTTTCTGGAACATTGATGACTGCATCGCAAACGCCCTGATAGATTACCAATCCTTTCCAAACATAACACAGGATAGATCCAACACAGGTTCTGGCTCTGCATTATGAAGCGATGACAATATTTATATCTATACCACGTCACTATGTCCAAGGGTAGGATTTCTGGCACCATAACACTGTTGCACCTGTTATTTCAGTCCGTCTTGGGTGCCAGATTTCACGCTATGTGCATGGGTTACTTTTTCTGTTTGTATAAACAAATGGctaaatgtgtgaatgtgaatatgatTCGTCTTGCAGTTAACACATCCATGCTGTTCACTAGGAAATTATAGTCTAAAAGTAAGCACCGTGTTACAATTTTGACCCAAAACGCAGACAACATGCAGGAAGCCCTAGAATAGATTAATTGCATAAAAGCGCAAACTCGCATCCTGTTTCAAAGGTCTACATTCATAACTCAGAAGAAGACATCTGAGTGTCACTTGAGATGTCAGCCAACAAGATTGAAGCCGTTATCTCTTGAACTATTGAACTACAGTAGTCCTCTTGACTGAGAGTTATCCACATAATTGATGTTTCTCACTGTTCAGAAAGGAAGAAAGATCAAAAATGAATTCTGTCACGACTTTGTCACTGCATTTTTAggtatacattttcaaaattatacAATGAGAGTAAATATTCAAGTCATAGTGAACAGGTTTTTACTGATCCTACCATTCACAACTGTGGATTTGCTCAAATGgacaaattttttaaatgtaacattctgaaaaacgcacaacaaaacaatattagTGACAATATTACAACTGCAGGTGGTACTCAGGTACTCTGGTCTGTCATGGTACAAACACACtatgagtaaatgtaacaaaagGACTAAGAGGGTTGAACATCCCTTCGTCCTTATTTTATTACACAAAATTAACAGCAAAGGCATCACTTTAATAGTGATGGGGTCAAGTACTTTGCCAGATATTTAACTAAGTAATGTCCCGATATGTGACCTTTCATTAGTATAAGAAGCAAAAAGTCCTTGTTCTTGTTCAGTAAGCAGCACTATTTATGTTGCAGAGTAAATGATACTCCATATAAGTAACATCAGATACAACTTAAGCATTAAGATGACTGCAATAATGCCATGAGAAACATCAGTTTTCAAACTAAAGTCAGAAAATGATCATAACAAAACCAGCCTTTGGTACAAAGTTATAAAAGGGAACTCACATTTTATGAATAAAGAAATCTGTATTCAAGATATGATTGATGTAAAGTCAGTgctgaatataaaacaaaattgtaagtCACAGGCaaggtacagtacatatatgCAATTCTATTCAAAGCAGAAACGTGACTATGTTAGGCTGaagatacagtatatctgaATCTCACATAATTGTGCCATTGTATCTCTTTTTATGCCAAAACCAATCAATATAATACAAAACACCATACAGTTCCATTTGATAATGAGTTTGCATCGACTTCagtcataaatacagtatgcagGGCGAAGGTAAAGAGTGAAGCATGATTAGTACAAAATGCTGCAAGGCTTCTGTAGTCAAGGCTAGAATACAGACCTGAGTGTAGTAAATCATAGGTTTTCAGCAACCTCAGAAGCATGTGCAATGCTTGGCGGATCAGTGTGAGCATGTTACTGCACAACTGAAGCTATTTTGGAAAGTCTTCTAGTCAGCTTCGCTCCAGTGGATACAATCGAAAGCAGACTCACAACCAAAGCACCTATAAGTGTGTGACAGAGATCAGAATTACtatgtaaaacagtggtgaagATAACAGCTAGAGTTTGTATCATCACAGAAGGACTCCTGTTGCTCAGACAATGAGGTAAAGATCAAAAGAAGACAGTGTCCAAGTGAAAGGTATGCCAATCAGCAAAGGAGGAAGTGAGTTTCTGGTGGGGGTTGAGGATGGTGGTCAAACAGGGGTTTTACAGGAAGATGTAGCGGTGAAAGAGGAGAAAGTGGGGGAGCGGCTGGCCCATCGGGAAGGCAGACGTCGATTGGCTGGACACGCAGGCTTTGAAAACATGTTCTGGGTTGAGAAGATGCACGAATCGTCTTCATACTGTGGAGAAACACATGaattaacattaaaaatgacaacacCATTCTATCAATTATCAAATCTGGCTGCCAAAATACTTTACATGATGTCATGTTTTCCATCTGTAGTCTTCTTGGACCTGGGCAAAATAACAAGTAGTTTCAAACAGCATTAATACTTTCAGCCTTGTCCTGTGAAAACaatatgacaaaacaaacaatgccCCATTTCAGGGAAATGCCTATAAAATGTCTGACATTTTGACCAtgctcatactgtatataatagaaAGTGCATTGACAGTAACTCGGGCTGTTCACGAATTTGTGGTGACTCGAATTGGCATTCGACTccgctggaaaaaaaacagcctaaTCAGTTTTTCAGATTCAAATCACAACGAATCAAAGAATAACgtactacagtggaacctcaggttaGGAACGGCCAGGTTTATGCACAGTTCAAAATCTTCgggttttcacttatttctatattgcacatttatttatttttaatgatgtacccactgattaaaaaaaaactaacaaaaaaaaacaaaaaacgctaattaaattttttgggctggaacggattaattgaatttccattaatctcaatgggaaacattaccttggTTTAAGATCATTTCGGGTTAGAAACGAGGTTATGAAACAAATTAAGTTTCACTGTACTTTATTCTGCCATGCTGCAtttactaaaaatatatatatatatatttcaaaatgtttaggCTTTATGGCCAACGCCATTTAGACTTAATGCGCATAATTTCTGTGCATGTACGCAGTTGTAGCTATAGCCCTCCACCGAGATCTCCGTGGAAGAAGGCATCCATTAGCGTAGCCCGAGGAGTTGCATGGCTATAAATGGCAGCGCCACAACCGAAGCCGAAAAGGAGACATCGACGTGGTGGGCGGCAATGAATGGGAAAAAGTTGATCCAACACACACTGTGTGATGACGTGAGCCAGGTAGGTAGCCAGCTGGCTAGCTAGAAACGAGGTAGCTGAGGATTTATGCCACCGACAGGCGCAAAACCAACCCAGGTTCTAACTTTGGCCATAGTAGGGCGAGGGATCCTAGTTAAAGTAAGCCATgtttaaactaaaatgaaaaacgTTTTTGGAGGGAGAAGCTGCAGCCAAAGCGTGGCAGTCAAAACACGCCATCGTACTCTCTTTCaggttcaatagatagttttcaaataatcaaactgGATTTTTAATTCgttggattattattttggaatagtacaaggagtaatgatTGGATTCTGATTCAAAAGTCTTCAATGTTTGTATGCATTCAGAAAAAAAGGTCTGAAGATAGGTACAATAACAGTCAGACAAGCTTTTCTCATGATAGCTCTTTCGCCACAAAAACACTTCCTTTGTGAAGGCTGAGTGGAAGGACTTTATGATGACAAATTCTTAAAGATAAATGGTATGACAGGGATTTTGTGAAAAGGTACATTTATATGCTACAGTGAGTTTATTTGCAGGGAGCCTTTAAGCAAGGAAATGCCCCAGATTATGATGGAGACTTTGGCCTGCTTCTGTTCATGCAGCACATAccagaaatatacagtaatattacCATCAGAGCCTAGCGAATCAGTCAATGAGAAATCATTTTATATTACACAGAActaaataatcatcatcaagTGTCATGCAAGtcttttgaacacatttttgtcgAAACAATAAGTAGACTATTTTATCCCAAGCAAGTTTCTAAATGTTATAATCAGttatgtgaatgtgtgcatgcaTAAAACTTGGCCCACCTGCACTTGCTGCTGTATCTGTGCCACTCCCATGGCACTGTGGCTGCTGACTGTGGTGCTTGACTGTATGAGTGATGGCTGTCGCAGAGGAGGAGCTACGGGATGAGGGATCATGTCTCGCATGTTCGATCCaatggcattgtcttgctggacGCTGACGTTGTGACCCGAAACGGTCTCATCCTGTAGTTGTGAACGAGCTGCAGTCTCGTAGTGCTTCAGAATTCTTTCTAATGCTCCGTAGTTGGACCGTGAGCCCTCAGGGCGCGGGTATGCAGCTAGAGTGAGGGGCTTCCAGGGATGGTCATTCAACATTCGAGGTGCAGGTCTGGAGCAGTCCATCTGGGAGGGAGGCACAGACCCAAGTTTTGGCAGTGTTATTTGTCTCTGTTTGCTCTGAGCAGAAGGCTCCTGGAGTGAGACGTCAACTTTAGCTGGCTGAATCACTGCTCCTGAAGGACTGTCCCTCTTGAAGAGGACATATTCCACATTCTGACCTGGATGGGTATTTGCAGACAAAACAGCCTCAGAAAGGGTAGTGTTTGTGGgtgctttgttttgtgtttttctggaaGAGCTGCTTGCTGTTTGAACTTTTTGTTCAACATCAGAAAAGAGTCCGGGACTGTGAGAAGTTACTGTGTTGGCCTCACAGACTGCAGCGTTTGATTGTTCAGTTGCGTTGACAGAAGATGTGCAATTCTTCATTCTGGCTTCTTGAACTTCAGAATTACTTTGGTTCAGTTTGACCTCTGTGTtttgaatgggaaaatgtgaaGTGGCAGTGGATAATGCAACTTCAGTATTCACATCCTTGAGACCAGTGGTGTCATCAGGGCAATTCATAGGAGGTAAAAGCTCATCTGGCGCACAATCTGCTATCTTTGCTGGTTGGAAACCCATAGAGTAACCATCTGCCTCCAAAACACATTCTTGCTCCTCTACACCATGGCCCATCTCTGCTTGAAACAAAGTTCTGTTGAatgctgcagtttttttttccaacaaaatgTTTCTCCTGGAGCACTGCAGGTTGGGACTGGTTGGTGATATTTCCAGGGAGGACAATAGCAAATCTACAGGTAATTCTTTAAGAACTTGAGGCATTTGTATTTGGTGGTTGTGCAAATTCCCAATGCCAGGGCTGTAAGGTGAGCAGTCTTTTGTTGAAGTCAATATGTTGGCTTCAGAGAAACTCTTCTGGACAGTCCCACCTCTGGACAATTTACTGCTAGTGAACTTTGATGCATCACAAGACCAGCGATTGTGGGAGCAGCCCATGTTACagtttgaactttttggaacaGAACAGGATGCTACCACACCATCTATGAAAATCTTCCCTTCATTTTCCTGCAACATAGCCTCAAACTTTCTAACAATGGAAGGACTGCCACACTTTTTGTCTACAGTAACACATGGACTGTTgcattttgtcattgttgtctTGGGGGATTCGGGAATGTGGAGTTCTGTGTCTGTCTGGGAGGGGGAGCTCAGATTCCGGGAGAAGCTGTGGGGAGGGACAGGGAGGCCTGGTGTATCCATATCAAAGATTGCCACAGGGCATGTCTGTACATCTTTGCAGCTGTCAATAGAATTACTTTCCCAGGAATCTTCTGACCCTCTGTTGGGCCGCCAGGTGTAATCTGGTGACAAGGTGATCCAGTTTTCCTTCTCCAATTCCTTAAGTTGATTGTAGATATGACTAAGGTCATTTGGTGCCTCATTCAACTCCAGTCCAGTTTTATCCATGTCTGCAGAGGTCTTCTCCTCTGAGAGGTACAACAATTCAGAACGATTTCTGAAACAAATTCAACCACAAAATGTATCCAACTACTCTAATACTTTCATATTGTATTCAATGCATACAGTATCTCATTCTGATTAAAAATGGTAAGAGATGTAAATTGAAGTTTCATCTACTAATCTCTCACTGTTCAAATCAGATTTGGTGACAGTAGGTACAGTATAATGGAACTATACTGCTTTATTACCTTTTATCCTCACTCTTCTTTTTTATCTCATCTTGGTAGCTACAGAGTTCCTCACTGACACGAGCAATCTCCTTCAGAGCCTGGAACAATGAGAAAAAGATAACGATAGCTGGATCTTTTAGTATAACACTTTCAGCGTTATATTTTCTATTCAGAGAAACCAATGGGTGTATAAAATGCAAAGACGAgatcaaaatataaatatatataacatcCTCAatgtatggacaaaagtattgagacacacCATGGCTCCTATTtaatctgattttatttatttttttaccaagacatttgaaaaattcTCCCACTTATGAGAACATTTTGGGGAAGTCCCTTTTCAGTTTCAGCCTGCCCAt
The genomic region above belongs to Phyllopteryx taeniolatus isolate TA_2022b chromosome 6, UOR_Ptae_1.2, whole genome shotgun sequence and contains:
- the LOC133479147 gene encoding uncharacterized protein KIAA0408-like isoform X2 yields the protein MWSALLNGSGLHNGGGAAGGYVPSQGWEFVPCTGLERTEKGKGKNRSPLRRISSPPAVFNHIYEPQCDGLPGGGEGGTRTKLEFLKGQMSSVGPESQQQQHARLKKKFEDLKKRHVQDKEDWMREKESLLREVADIQGGENRRILLDLKTVLDEVQAEVKREEEKRSDLQLQYTRDRCAWELERAELKCRIAQLENKDGSRLESGGVQCATGSYSVAQQANREEHNETSTLHQDKEEQRRLLADTYSTTMELHCRLEHNEKDWLKEKAELLERFDMERSEWESQLKDMQRKIEELYCEVRAKREGTGARRNEEEMHRLSVPSLSSGSSVLSDMSQTHSSCSQPEPLLPFDRYIISGGGRESHSPTCCQPDRLSEVIAGGQFTLNECAHPGLRSRDSVLDRKDAANTSELETIFHKSVGCGLATNHVLIVNEKHHHGIKGSPLLAEPSNASEKKKSTSALNAALKEIARVSEELCSYQDEIKKKSEDKRNRSELLYLSEEKTSADMDKTGLELNEAPNDLSHIYNQLKELEKENWITLSPDYTWRPNRGSEDSWESNSIDSCKDVQTCPVAIFDMDTPGLPVPPHSFSRNLSSPSQTDTELHIPESPKTTMTKCNSPCVTVDKKCGSPSIVRKFEAMLQENEGKIFIDGVVASCSVPKSSNCNMGCSHNRWSCDASKFTSSKLSRGGTVQKSFSEANILTSTKDCSPYSPGIGNLHNHQIQMPQVLKELPVDLLLSSLEISPTSPNLQCSRRNILLEKKTAAFNRTLFQAEMGHGVEEQECVLEADGYSMGFQPAKIADCAPDELLPPMNCPDDTTGLKDVNTEVALSTATSHFPIQNTEVKLNQSNSEVQEARMKNCTSSVNATEQSNAAVCEANTVTSHSPGLFSDVEQKVQTASSSSRKTQNKAPTNTTLSEAVLSANTHPGQNVEYVLFKRDSPSGAVIQPAKVDVSLQEPSAQSKQRQITLPKLGSVPPSQMDCSRPAPRMLNDHPWKPLTLAAYPRPEGSRSNYGALERILKHYETAARSQLQDETVSGHNVSVQQDNAIGSNMRDMIPHPVAPPLRQPSLIQSSTTVSSHSAMGVAQIQQQVQVQEDYRWKT
- the LOC133479147 gene encoding uncharacterized protein KIAA0408-like isoform X1, with amino-acid sequence MWSALLNGSGLHNGGGAAGGYVPSQGWEFVPCTGLERTEKGKGKNRSPLRRISSPPAVFNHIYEPQCDGLPGGGEGGTRTKLEFLKGQMSSVGPESQQQQHARLKKKFEDLKKRHVQDKEDWMREKESLLREVADIQGGENRRILLDLKTVLDEVQAEVKREEEKRSDLQLQYTRDRCAWELERAELKCRIAQLENKDGSRLESGGVQCATGSYSVAQQANREEHNETSTLHQDKEEQRRLLADTYSTTMELHCRLEHNEKDWLKEKAELLERFDMERSEWESQLKDMQRKIEELYCEVRAKREGTGARRNEEEMHRLSVPSLSSGSSVLSDMSQTHSSCSQPEPLLPFDRYIISGGGRESHSPTCCQPDRLSEVIAGGQFTLNECAHPGLRSRDSVLDRKDAANTSELETIFHKSVGCGLATNHVLIVNEKHHHGIKGSPLLAEPSNASEKKKSTSALNAALKEIARVSEELCSYQDEIKKKSEDKRNRSELLYLSEEKTSADMDKTGLELNEAPNDLSHIYNQLKELEKENWITLSPDYTWRPNRGSEDSWESNSIDSCKDVQTCPVAIFDMDTPGLPVPPHSFSRNLSSPSQTDTELHIPESPKTTMTKCNSPCVTVDKKCGSPSIVRKFEAMLQENEGKIFIDGVVASCSVPKSSNCNMGCSHNRWSCDASKFTSSKLSRGGTVQKSFSEANILTSTKDCSPYSPGIGNLHNHQIQMPQVLKELPVDLLLSSLEISPTSPNLQCSRRNILLEKKTAAFNRTLFQAEMGHGVEEQECVLEADGYSMGFQPAKIADCAPDELLPPMNCPDDTTGLKDVNTEVALSTATSHFPIQNTEVKLNQSNSEVQEARMKNCTSSVNATEQSNAAVCEANTVTSHSPGLFSDVEQKVQTASSSSRKTQNKAPTNTTLSEAVLSANTHPGQNVEYVLFKRDSPSGAVIQPAKVDVSLQEPSAQSKQRQITLPKLGSVPPSQMDCSRPAPRMLNDHPWKPLTLAAYPRPEGSRSNYGALERILKHYETAARSQLQDETVSGHNVSVQQDNAIGSNMRDMIPHPVAPPLRQPSLIQSSTTVSSHSAMGVAQIQQQVQYEDDSCIFSTQNMFSKPACPANRRLPSRWASRSPTFSSFTATSSCKTPV